The Miscanthus floridulus cultivar M001 chromosome 7, ASM1932011v1, whole genome shotgun sequence genome includes a region encoding these proteins:
- the LOC136462803 gene encoding uncharacterized protein: MHQKEEKTLRARVVETEKQRDAAVESAKNECKVLRVEKQKLSESIDEMKALVRSSHNKAEEAQKTIEGLSGKLATATENWNVLWKSFRSVADVLRTPADDGQSWAQFIPRIPTRFQEFAKKCAQVCTKNVLAQVRVLAPEAPLSKIAEEAESQEYLDAVERMEPEVEGLASRVVDSLNIDISLPDDNA; the protein is encoded by the exons atgcaccaaaaggaggagaagacccttcgtgcccgggtagtggagacggagaagcagagagatgccgcggtggagtctgcgaagaatgaatgcaaag ttctccgagttgagaagcagaagctctcggagagtatcgatgaaatgaaggctcttgtccgctctagtcataataaggctgaggag gcccaaaaaactattgaaggcttgtccgggaagctggcgacggctactgaaaattggaacgttttgtggaaatcttttcgttcagtagccgatgttctccggactccagcggatgacgggcaatcttgggcgcagttcattccccggattccgactcgtttccaagagttcgcgaagaagtgtgctcaagtatgtaccaagaatgtgctggcccaggtccgggtccttgctccagaggcgcctctgtccaagatagcagaggaagctgaaagccaagaataccttgacgccgttgagaggatggagcctgaggtcgaaggtttagccagtagggttgtagacagtctaaatattgacatttcccttcctgatgacaatgcctga
- the LOC136462801 gene encoding B-box zinc finger protein 32-like, translating into MGVAVDAAAAGRKRGTGTRCELCGGAAAVHCAADSAFLCLRCDAKVHGANFLASRHLRRRLPHSPAGADSGGASSASSASSSSCVSTADSAESTAAAPAPATSTPSAERAPARRRPRAEAVLEGWAKRMGFAAGPARRRAAAAAAALRSLGRGVAAARVPLRVAMAAALWSEVAPAACRGNGGDAALLRRLEAAAHVPARLVLTVASWMARAASRPAAGPTADAQDQEEGWPECS; encoded by the coding sequence ATGGGTGTTGCTgttgacgcggcggcggcgggccggaAGCGCGGCACCGGCACGCGGTGCGAGCTCTGCGGGGGCGCAGCGGCCGTGCACTGCGCCGCGGACTCGGCGTTCCTCTGCCTGCGCTGCGACGCCAAGGTGCACGGCGCCAACTTCCTGGCGTCCAGGCACCTGAGGCGCCGCCTGCCGCACTCCCCGGCCGGCGCCGACTCCGGGGGGGCGTCGTCGGCGTCGTCCGCGTCCAGCAGCTCCTGCGTCTCCACGGCCGACTCCGCGGAGTCAACCGCCgctgcgccggcgccggcgacgtcGACGCCGTCGGCGGAGCGGGCTCCGGCGCGCCGGCGGCCGCGCGCGGAGGCGGTGCTGGAGGGGTGGGCCAAGCGGATGGGGTTCGCGGCGGGACCCGCGCGCCgtcgcgccgcggcggcggccgccgcgctCCGCTCGCTGGGCCGGGGCGTGGCCGCCGCCCGCGTCCCGCTTCGCGTCGCGATGGCCGCCGCGCTCTGGTCCGAGGTCGCCCCCGCCGCGTGCCGCGGCAATGGAGGCGACGCCGCGCTGCTCCGCCGCCTGGAGGCCGCCGCGCACGTGCCGGCCAGGCTGGTGCTCACCGTCGCGTCGTGGATGGCGCGCGCGGCGAGCCGCCCGGCCGCCGGCCCCACCGCGGACGCCCAGGACCAGGAGGAGGGATGGCCCGAGTGCTCCTGA